The Polypterus senegalus isolate Bchr_013 chromosome 1, ASM1683550v1, whole genome shotgun sequence genome includes a window with the following:
- the nkx3.3 gene encoding NK3 homeobox 3, with protein MSQKGFSFSIQNILTRNNTDIENHIGREFTELCLMSDTELQNEIGGISKRVPQTCLANYKIHPKTDCQGQMPSSLESSQPWKSLQRDETRQLSERCCSEAYTVVCSEHSAIERHQEVERMADEEEVPKNESPEPRPGKKRSRAAFSHTQVYELERRFKMQRYLSGPERATLAAALKLTETQVKIWFQNRRYKTKRRQLAAELAAITPSPCTTAKKVAVKVLVKDDQRQYRTEDLLNPASVPVYQAYQYYPYIYCFQPMPSEVSLCGGTL; from the exons ATGTCACAAAAAggattttcattttcaattcaaaacattttGACCCGTAACAATACGGACATTGAGAATCATATTGGGAGGGAATTTACTGAATTGTGCTTAATGTCCGACACGGAGTTACAGAACGAAATCGGAGGTATTAGTAAGCGGGTCCCACAAACGTGTCTTGCGAATTACAAGATACACCCAAAAACTGACTGCCAAGGACAGATGCCAAGTTCTCTGGAAAGTTCTCAGCCCTGGAAAAGTTTACAAAGGGACGAAACTCGGCAACTGAGTGAGCGGTGCTGCAGCGAGGCGTACACAGTAGTTTGCTCGGAGCATTCGGCCATAGAACGACATCAAG AAGTCGAGAGGATGGCAGACGAAGAGGAAGTCCCAAAGAATGAGAGCCCAGAGCCAAGACCAGGGAAGAAGCGATCACGGGCCGCTTTTTCTCACACCCAGGTGTATGAATTGGAGCGGCGTTTCAAAATGCAGAGATACCTGTCGGGTCCAGAACGAGCGACCCTTGCTGCAGCCCTTAAACTTACAGAAACGCAAGTGAAGATCTGGTTCCAGAATCGCCGGTACAAAACCAAAAGAAGACAACTCGCAGCCGAACTAGCGGCTATCACCCCTTCGCCCTGCACCACAGCCAAGAAGGTAGCAGTCAAAGTGCTGGTGAAGGACGATCAGAGACAGTATAGGACGGAAGACCTGCTGAACCCAGCTAGTGTCCCCGTGTATCAAGCCTATCAGTATTATCCatacatttattgttttcagCCTATGCCATCTGAAGTTTCTTTGTGTGGAGGAACACTTTAA